A part of Corynebacterium lactis RW2-5 genomic DNA contains:
- a CDS encoding helicase-associated domain-containing protein, whose protein sequence is MTSSTPFAPFSEWLSTQPVDLIAEILAHRPDVVSPPAKTTQVLAARLQLRASVSRVLPKLALLPLACIEVAADLGADLAPVSASALISGINSSLAEAGVSESLRPTSTQIREALDLLCSHGLVWGNGAGPHGRFVGKSNRKTPLDWEDYFCLIDEAASTIPPGWHFLPSASRPSISDLKAALAIVTPKQQRLLDTLAESGGLGSSKDAAPDADPSLPIPALINAGLLDRVDGRTVRLPATVRALMRGARLHDENVPLRPTAPETIVIAGGDDRGSAAAWETLRHVADLLKQLGSHPATTLKDGTVGVRETRVLCESLGLDVPEVSATVAFASAAGFVHVGTPHPLPANDNGGDYFAPTLEADGFLEASLVDRWVCLALGNRNSDAAPWRVDELSPEGKRIALLSAHSHGPAVPAIREMVFRCCSEATASTTPQLKNGDVLALADLRAVAAARFPIANARTSDEYLVGVINQLCALGLAVREADPSGRIRVGLTRAGCAFWKVHSATASDADSAVESLRGVLAEMLPPNASYFMVQADNTVVVPGPASPEMEKLLSEIAVLESPGLASVYRITEHSLSSALDSGFDAREIIDFINRFALGEVPQSIQYLLDDVARRHGKLRGGPAASFIRSDDPALIASLLSNSLAEQLGLRKIADTVVISQAPLSRVVDAAREGGFSIIAEDANGLVLDLSSQPSRIQAPAPALSPTKSQHGSGTEWINQVIETMRAGDRAEAKTVAGRGTGIDIDDDPASGTAAYNLLKRASRSGQDITISYVDRNGQSGRRRVRPVTVSGGQVDAIDPASGQVLRFLLHRITEVHLAG, encoded by the coding sequence ATGACTAGTTCCACCCCCTTCGCCCCTTTTTCCGAGTGGCTGAGCACTCAACCTGTCGACCTTATCGCTGAAATTCTTGCTCACCGGCCAGACGTAGTGTCGCCACCTGCAAAAACGACCCAGGTCTTGGCAGCCAGGCTACAGCTGCGAGCCTCTGTCTCTCGCGTACTGCCGAAATTGGCGCTCCTTCCCCTGGCGTGCATCGAAGTGGCAGCGGACCTCGGGGCGGACTTGGCCCCAGTGTCGGCCTCGGCACTCATCTCCGGGATTAACTCGTCCCTTGCCGAGGCTGGAGTATCCGAGTCCTTGCGCCCCACTTCCACTCAAATCCGCGAAGCCCTGGATTTGCTATGCAGCCATGGTCTCGTGTGGGGAAACGGGGCCGGACCGCACGGAAGATTCGTCGGCAAGTCGAACCGGAAGACCCCATTGGACTGGGAAGACTACTTCTGCCTAATCGATGAGGCCGCGTCGACTATTCCGCCTGGATGGCATTTCTTGCCCAGTGCGTCGCGGCCGAGTATTTCGGACTTAAAGGCCGCGCTCGCTATCGTGACTCCAAAGCAGCAACGCCTACTGGACACTCTTGCTGAGTCGGGTGGGCTTGGCTCTTCAAAGGATGCCGCACCAGATGCCGACCCAAGCTTGCCCATCCCAGCCTTAATCAACGCCGGGTTGCTGGACCGCGTTGATGGACGCACCGTCAGGCTGCCCGCAACAGTCCGCGCCCTTATGCGAGGAGCACGGCTCCACGACGAAAACGTACCGCTTCGCCCCACAGCCCCAGAAACTATTGTCATCGCCGGGGGTGACGACCGCGGGTCCGCTGCTGCGTGGGAGACCCTCCGCCACGTGGCTGATTTGCTCAAGCAGCTGGGGTCGCATCCTGCGACCACGCTGAAGGACGGCACAGTCGGAGTGCGAGAGACCCGAGTTCTCTGTGAGTCTCTGGGGTTGGATGTCCCCGAGGTCTCTGCGACAGTGGCTTTTGCGTCCGCGGCCGGCTTCGTTCATGTCGGTACTCCACACCCCCTTCCGGCAAACGACAACGGCGGCGATTATTTTGCGCCCACACTCGAGGCCGACGGATTCCTAGAGGCGAGCCTGGTTGACCGGTGGGTGTGTCTAGCCCTGGGCAATCGAAATTCCGACGCTGCCCCCTGGCGCGTCGATGAGCTCAGCCCCGAGGGCAAGCGCATCGCCCTGCTGTCGGCACATTCCCACGGCCCCGCAGTTCCAGCTATCAGAGAAATGGTTTTTCGGTGCTGCAGCGAGGCGACTGCGAGCACCACGCCGCAACTCAAAAATGGCGATGTACTAGCGCTCGCCGACCTGCGCGCCGTCGCCGCAGCGCGGTTCCCTATAGCCAACGCACGGACCAGCGACGAGTATCTCGTTGGCGTCATCAATCAGCTCTGCGCCCTGGGGCTCGCCGTCCGTGAAGCAGACCCCTCGGGCCGCATTCGCGTGGGGCTCACTCGTGCCGGCTGTGCCTTTTGGAAAGTTCACTCTGCAACCGCCTCCGACGCGGACTCAGCGGTCGAGTCCCTTCGCGGAGTGCTTGCCGAAATGCTTCCGCCCAACGCTTCCTACTTCATGGTCCAGGCTGATAACACCGTCGTCGTTCCCGGCCCCGCCTCCCCCGAGATGGAGAAGTTACTCTCCGAGATTGCTGTCCTCGAATCTCCGGGGCTCGCCAGCGTGTACCGCATCACCGAGCACTCTTTGAGCTCCGCCCTAGACTCCGGCTTTGACGCCCGCGAGATCATCGACTTCATCAACCGTTTCGCCCTCGGCGAGGTGCCGCAGTCTATCCAATATTTGCTTGACGACGTCGCCCGCCGCCACGGCAAGCTAAGGGGTGGCCCCGCGGCATCCTTCATCCGTTCCGATGACCCGGCTCTTATTGCATCTCTACTCAGCAATTCCCTGGCTGAGCAACTCGGTCTTCGCAAAATTGCCGATACCGTCGTGATAAGCCAAGCCCCGCTTTCCAGAGTCGTCGATGCTGCGCGGGAAGGCGGATTCTCCATCATCGCAGAAGACGCAAATGGTCTTGTGCTCGACTTGTCCTCGCAGCCCAGCCGTATTCAGGCTCCCGCTCCTGCTCTGTCACCGACGAAGTCCCAGCATGGCTCGGGGACAGAGTGGATTAACCAGGTAATCGAGACTATGCGCGCAGGCGACCGCGCAGAGGCGAAAACTGTAGCTGGCCGTGGCACTGGCATTGATATCGACGATGATCCCGCGTCCGGCACCGCAGCATACAACCTGTTAAAACGCGCCAGTCGCTCAGGTCAGGACATCACGATTTCCTATGTGGACCGCAATGGGCAGTCCGGCCGACGTCGAGTTCGCCCCGTTACCGTATCCGGCGGGCAGGTAGATGCTATCGATCCTGCTTCCGGCCAGGTATTGCGCTTTCTCCTGCACAGAATCACCGAGGTGCA